The stretch of DNA taaagacagaaaaaaaaaaaaaataaaataaataaataataataaaaattaaaagataagAAAATTTATTTGTCTAAATTACAGTGATATTGAATTTccttgaatatatttatactgaaaacaaaaaaaaaaaaaaaaaaaaaaaaaagtaaaaaatttgaatatcataatatatatatatatatatataatatatatattttatgtatatattaatacttttggttattattatattactaGTTTGTTTTGGAAAATTTTGAAATAGGTATAGGAATTTTATCAaggttataaaaatttttgatTGCATTCAGTCTCCCATCTAAGTTTGAATCATATTTGTCACTCTTTGTACATATAACACGAAAGGGAACATTGGTTCTTCTAAAAATTTTgcaaaattaataaaagaataaataaataattatatatatatatatatatatatatatatataatttttaattagcattataaatattactttATCATATCCACTAGAGATAAATCTATTCTCTGTACATCTACACTCATATCAATTAAGATAAAGAACAAACAAATTTGGTTTcttaaaaagatataatcATCCAAATTTTTCCTTAAAtaatccattttttttttgcctaTCCCTTCAGCATATCCTAAACCTGGCATATcagttataataaataatcgttttcttttttcattttcaaaaGAATATAGATTTATAGATCTTGTACATCCACTATTCTTGGAAACtttaatatctttattttcatttatttttaataaatatcttATAAAATTTCGAAGAAAAGTAGACTTTCCAACATTACTTCTTCCTAATATGCAAATTTCATTTACTCCATAATTTTCAATCTTTTCATAATCATGAAATTTGcctttaacaaaaaaaataaaataaaaataaatgacattatacataaaataaatggtaaaaatatatgtacaacaaaaaaaaaatatatgtaagtATATAATGTGTTATTGTTATTTCTACTttgtttctatatatatattatttttttttttttctaaccGATGcaggaaaaatatttaatgtctgatatattaatatttttgtttacaactaataaattttttaggtttgtttttattttattaaagctgatatttttataaagttTATATTCCAAGTcctctttattattatcattattattattagctaaaaataaaaatttattcacacatatatatatatatataaccaaaTGATATCAATGCGCTTTCAAGCCAACATATATCCGTGTATCAAAATGAATAGGTATATAacgtaaatatatatatatatatatatatatatatatagctgTGTTATTTTACTCataatattacttttataCAATGGAGGTTTGTGATTTGGCaatgatttaatataaattttcttttgtatGTAACCATGAATACACATCAAATTAATAAAGACTGtcagataaaatatatataaaaaataagaactTTTTCCTTTATTTGGCATTTATCAAAACATGTTAttgaattttataatttaagaacataataaataagttattatcaatatttgacctaaaacattaaaataaataaaatatatgcaaATGTTCACATGTGTATTAGTTGTATGtttattactatttataaaacataatttGAACATTTGAATAAAGATcaaatgtaatataatatatttttaaatataaatactaaTCATGATTTTATaacatacataaaaaataaaaatttttgtataatataaaaaatatatatatatatatttatttatattttccatttttatgttttatcttcattttaATTAACTTACcttcattttttgttttttgttaTGACGCATTATTTCAATTTCTACGGGATTGACCGAAGAACTATTTAAGATTTCATGAatctataataatataatattggaAAATGGGAGAtcgataaatataaataaataaatatatatgtatatatatatatatatatatatatatatatatatattaataatgtaaaaaataataaaaaaaaatttttaatatataaatatatacacatatataattttcttttctatttCCTAACCTgacaaatattatttataatctTTTTATTCATGcttaaaataatatcatctttttttaaacCCGCAATTTCAGCAGGTGATTTTGGCACaatattatgaatttttaactcttaaaaaaaaaatataatatatatatatatatatatatatatatatatatatatatatatacgtgTGTATGAAGGTTAttgtatacataataatttataaataaattttcttATATGTTGAGATAAACGTTTTACCTTTTTTGAAGGTGGAACCGTTTTTAAGAGtcaattctttttctttaaacATTATTCCTAAAATGAaagaatatgtatattttatatatatatattgttttttttataattttaaaatgtataatttgaaattctttttttatacattattaatattatatacctaATGATGGTTCTTTGTAATTTCCcttattttgtaaaaataatgCTATGTTCTTTAAAACATTAGAAGGCAAAGCCAACCtgcaaaaataaataaataaatataaatatatatatatatataatatatttaagaaatatatcaGAAAAAGATCCATTAAATGTAAGTATAATTTAggttaattattatatttttaaatattatatacccataattatcaatttttttttgtatcatGCCCACAAGATTTCCATGTTGATCGATAAGTGGTGAACCGGACAtaccttaaaaaaaaaaaaatatattagaaatatatatatatatatatgtatattcatacatatataaaataaaatattaattccatgtttaatatatatataataataacccTTTTAAGTGAGCACCTTTATTTATAGGATTGCTAATTTGAATAAATGGATACAAgcttatttgtttttttgcaTTAAAATTTTCAAATTTAGAAAAAGTTTGCTTTGGGTGATTTACTATCCCAACACTGCAAGTTTCTTTGTCAAATTTCTATATGTGGGGAAAgagaaaataattaaataattaaataaataaataaataaataaataaataaataaataaatgatataactTTGCatatataactatatatataaacataaaaatgaacATACTTGAATTTGTCCATATGCAATAACAACTTCTCCTTGTTTTAAGTCATCCCTTATAGTATCtaaaatgataatttttgaaaaacatataaaaatattatttctaaaaatccaaattataataaaaaaatatattccataaaatttattatggtatatatatttttacctaAGTTTATATAGGAAAGTTTTTCCTTTGAATTAATTTTCAAAACACAAACATCTGATtcttaaattaatataaaaatgtatgtatatataaatatatttatatacgtttcataatataaatcagCGTTCTATGCcgattacaaatatattccCATTctgtatattaaatatattattaccttTATGCAACCCTATTATTGTagctataaaaaaattatctccattttttataacaaatatGTCTTCTTTGttctattaaaaatatttaaataaattcgTAATATATACGTGGTTGTataagtataaatatattcatttatattttcttaccGCAATGTTATGTGCAGCTGTCAAAATGTatccttaaaaaaaaatatataaacatatataaaatatataaagataaaaacacaaatattaatatgcatatatttcaataaaaatttcattttacatatttatattggaTACCATTTTTGTTGTAAATAAATCCAGATCCCAAGAATATTAAGTCATCTACTTTAAAACTATCTTCAGATgatgttttctttttattatatttatgaatagtAACAAAgctgttatatatattatttggtatattaaatgaataatttaattcATGATTTGTGTTTTTCATAGTTTTTTGTcctattatataaatagaaaAGTATAGAATGATacgtttatataatatacatatgatgAATTAATTATGAAACAAAGAAAACCATAAAATAGAAGCATAAACATGaaccatataaatattatatatatatatatatatatatatatatttatttataataacaaatcttactatatatatttccctTTTTTTCCGTATGTTCATTGgatgatttattattatttatctcTTCGCAGtaggataaatatataaacttttCTAAAAATATCTTCTGTAAATGATCCTTTAcactattttttatatattcaaatttaTACTTTTTAGTCTTCATAACTGATATTTCATGAAGATACATTGGTAAAAAACTCAGCCTGTGCTTCCACAGCTGATGTGttctataataaaataagcaTATGGACaattttatcatttgtatatatatatgtatatatatatatatattttttgaatataagAAGTATAGATGTTTAATATGGTAAAAATTGTTtcaacataaaataatattaaaaataaaattaaataaaatataaaatgttggATATCAGTGTATTATTAAGAGAAAACTGCCATCCTCCCcccaaaaaaagaaaaaagaaaaagaaatgttCAGAAATCGTATTACAAGAATTTGTAAACAACAATAAAAAGTATTAGTgttaacaaaataatatacacatgtataaataaatatatatatatatttatttatttatgtccttttttttttttttttttttttttatcttatataaatataatttataggcttaaaagaatttaatattgtataatgttaataattttttagattattctaaaattaaataaacgttaaaatatatatatatattaaaaaaatagaaaaatatttatataaatttgaatgcttataatttattcttttctttttatcatttgTTGAATGATATTCTTATGAAGGTTGTAAAAGATCATATGtacaatatatacatatatatgtgtataaatatacataaatatatacaatctATTAGTTTTTGCCAATTGTGAAATTAGTTTTTCCAAAATTTCTTTGACgttgaattttttaaaaccaaaaaaaataaaataaaaaaataaataaatatataaataaaataagtgtATGTGTaatcttaaaatatataaaatattattggaatatcctaattttttttttaattaataatagaTATGATGAATATGTATTTTCTGATAATATTTCTGTGTAAtagtattaaatataatccttttgtttatttatttcttaatattGTTCGGGATTTGTTTTTCACATTTCATTTGTACTAagatataaacatatataaatattaatatatatatatatatatatatatatatatatatatattaatttatttataactgGTACAATTTCTTATAAGGTGGATCTACTTTTTACTCAAATTTGAATCGTAAGTTATGAATGGATCATCACtgactttattttttttttctgttttcataaaattatatatggtaAGAATTAATATGGTACAGATAATACAGAAGAAAACCATAGATGTATGAGCAAAGATATATAAAGGTTCAATTTCATCTTCTGGTTTACATTCTCCATTATAACAAGGAACAACCATTtgttcatcatatatatgattattactATTTAATAATCTGTATCCTTTACCACAATATGACGAACATGTTGAATTATTAAAGAATTCAGTacattcattattattacaattatcAGCATTAAGATTCATAAATTGAATTGCAGATGTTTcagtattatttatatctagaCTTTGTTCTGCATATTTATTTACGTTATTTGAAATATCTCCATATAAAAGttgatataatttttgttctatatcattatgaatatatttttttaaaacatctATATTGATATCACTAATACTTGGACTTTTAGATACAAAAGTAATTTTTAATTCACCaacaatttttttgtttgtacTTACATCATCATCAACATATAAAgtacaattatatatttcctccatttcatttattatcgggaaaatatatttatatatacttccAATCCTTTCAAAATGTAATGGACAATTTTCATcgaaaaaaacatatttcttatttttccttttgatTCCTAACAAGTAAAGTATATCTCCTGGTTTTGCTTCAACAAGAAATttgttatcatcattattttgattattcaatttatcatctttaattatatctattttatttaacaGATCAATGACAAGTTTATttgttaaattatttttgaaCGAAAGAGGGGAATTATTATCTACAtcattaattaatttattattcttattactTGGGACATTTTTAATTGCAATTTTTGCTATACCTTTATGCGTAGTTAAATCATTTACATCCTTACTTTCAAATACACAATGAAGATAGGTATTTTTCttcactttttttatatgtaaaatagaTGAAATATATTCAGTATAAAATATCGAATTTTGATCAAATAAAGTTATTTCATCATcgttaaatatatcatatatagaTAATGCATTATTTCCTGATGATTCCAATGATACTTCATTAAAacaatttgtttttatatatatattttcattaccTTCTTTATATCTAGGTATAATTATTCCAATACTATCTCCTTCATATATTTCATGATAGCATATTACATCATCTTTCTGttcatcaaaatatatattatatttttccgAAGAAAAGTCACAAATGTATCCTTCACCCTTCACAGGgttacaaaaaaagaaaaaaaatatatgaaaaaaaatatatagcaATATGTTCGACATCTTAAccaaaaaagtaaaataaaaaataatatataaataaattatttttttcaagtaTAGAGCAAATGAcgttataaataaatacatatatatatatatataatgtatatatttttttttttatattgacAGGAAAAATTATCTTTGAAACTTTCAAAATTTTAAGGagacaaataaataaattttaacttttgcttttttatttttgtcttGTTTTACAATTTACATATTAACCAAGTATTAAAAAcacaacaaaaatatatatatataagcatGAATAGCatatcattaatatcatatttttatatgctcaaattttttattatttataccaAAAATAAggattttaaaattttcatgTGTGAACACAAACacgaagaaaaaaaaatagtataaGATAATTCCAAATGAAACAACTATTTTTGTCTATTTAATATTGAACTTAGAAAAAaccaaaaattttttttttctcctgcATGCAGAATTTATATAGTAACTTCAAAAATTACATTAATGATCTGtttacaatattatataacatctcataatgaaaaattcctttttttttttttttttttttttactttattatataattattggaAAAAGGGATCAACATTTAAAATTCGTATCCTTGCATTTtgtatttaattaaaaaaggtTGCACCTTTAAAATAAATGTCCTACACATTAAGCTgttcaaaatatttaatatatatatatatatatatattaaccaaatataattttataaaaagtatTTATAGCTTCTTTAGTATGTTtcaattattaaattataaattgtaaaaaatgaaatttttaaaacgataaaaaaaaaaaaaaatataaatatatatatatatatacatatacataattataataaaaatgatataatctcatatatataagatttatattaacatatatatatatatattcttgtatataataagaatatttatGGTTCAAAAGAatttcaataaaaaaaaaaaaggaaaaaaaaaaaaaaaattatatacgtatatatgtatatataacataataaaatagattCTTTCTTcgatatatatttcataagaaatattttcatataaaataaaaaaaaaaaaaacttttctttttatttcataaattCAACTGCATggatatattttgaatatgaTAAAGTGTTTACTTCTTATTCTGTAActtcaaatattttatatattatatgcaaAATGGGATGCCTCATTTTacgatttttttttcttcatatcccccccaaaatatatatatatatatatatatatatatgtgttgtGTGTTTTAATTTGTGAggttttcttttatattttaatgtatttaatttaattgaGCTTAATATTTACTTTAATCAAATGTAAAATCCTTATTTAAAACTGCATCATCAGTATTTGCAAAGACGTTATTTAATGGAATTTGTGCATTATTCaattcattattaataaCGAATGGgaaatatttgtataatattttccatgctttattacaaatattatcAACTTTTCTGTCTTGTAGAGCATCAATTTTATGAACACTATCACAT from Plasmodium sp. gorilla clade G2 genome assembly, chromosome: 8 encodes:
- a CDS encoding GTPase, putative — protein: MPNKGKSSYFLYIFYLTVFINLMCIHGYIQKKIYIKSLPNHKPPLYKTNNNNDNNKEDLEYKLYKNISFNKIKTNLKNLLVVNKNINISDIKYFSCIGKFHDYEKIENYGVNEICILGRSNVGKSTFLRNFIRYLLKINENKDIKVSKNSGCTRSINLYSFENEKRKRLFIITDMPGLGYAEGIGKKKMDYLRKNLDDYIFLRNQICLFFILIDMSVDVQRIDLSLVDMIKRTNVPFRVICTKSDKYDSNLDGRLNAIKNFYNLDKIPIPISKFSKTNYINIFKEIQYHCNLDK
- a CDS encoding trypsin-like serine protease, putative; the protein is MIKLSICLFYYRTHQLWKHRLSFLPMYLHEISVMKTKKYKFEYIKNSVKDHLQKIFLEKFIYLSYCEEINNNKSSNEHTEKKGNIYRQKTMKNTNHELNYSFNIPNNIYNSFVTIHKYNKKKTSSEDSFKVDDLIFLGSGFIYNKNGYILTAAHNIANKEDIFVIKNGDNFFIATIIGLHKESDVCVLKINSKEKLSYINLDTIRDDLKQGEVVIAYGQIQKFDKETCSVGIVNHPKQTFSKFENFNAKKQISLYPFIQISNPINKGMSGSPLIDQHGNLVGMIQKKIDNYGLALPSNVLKNIALFLQNKGNYKEPSLGIMFKEKELTLKNGSTFKKELKIHNIVPKSPAEIAGLKKDDIILSMNKKIINNICQIHEILNSSSVNPVEIEIMRHNKKQKMKVKY
- a CDS encoding sporozoite surface protein 3, putative — translated: MSNILLYIFFHIFFFFFCNPVKGEGYICDFSSEKYNIYFDEQKDDVICYHEIYEGDSIGIIIPRYKEGNENIYIKTNCFNEVSLESSGNNALSIYDIFNDDEITLFDQNSIFYTEYISSILHIKKVKKNTYLHCVFESKDVNDLTTHKGIAKIAIKNVPSNKNNKLINDVDNNSPLSFKNNLTNKLVIDLLNKIDIIKDDKLNNQNNDDNKFLVEAKPGDILYLLGIKRKNKKYVFFDENCPLHFERIGSIYKYIFPIINEMEEIYNCTLYVDDDVSTNKKIVGELKITFVSKSPSISDINIDVLKKYIHNDIEQKLYQLLYGDISNNVNKYAEQSLDINNTETSAIQFMNLNADNCNNNECTEFFNNSTCSSYCGKGYRLLNSNNHIYDEQMVVPCYNGECKPEDEIEPLYIFAHTSMVFFCIICTILILTIYNFMKTEKKNKVSDDPFITYDSNLSKK